From one Panulirus ornatus isolate Po-2019 chromosome 11, ASM3632096v1, whole genome shotgun sequence genomic stretch:
- the LOC139751147 gene encoding uncharacterized protein encodes MAGRTDARLVVTAACVCDDAGRAVVAVAAAAPALAAAVAFWGLLVSGSHQGDGHCRTGCGWLRPPEHRRVTADVASLVAGLREVRTLRLVGVAALVVWAGPTWAQEDQLAVESSISRASVLAPPPGSNPSPAHTQGQGYHSRPPIRRQFAEILLPARPAPAARGPMAAIGQQVREYMRRISGYFRRLISGDPPITRRRDRVSQRAPPRGRPISRDYGRSPPIKGRHTPGGGAAAVGARTWPAGRGQGARLRSRMGVHSDTGRRPHHPREGVSRAKKQLGRGSSTERSRRLRERRHKVNRYYLI; translated from the exons ATggccggacggacggacgcacgcctCGTCGTCACGGCCGCTTGCGTCTGTGACGACGCTGGTCGAGCGGTGGTGGCCGTGGCCGCAGCCGCACCCGCACTCGCCGCCGCAGTCGCTTTTTGGGGGTTGCTGGTCAGTGGGTCACACCAGGGCGACGGACATTGCCGCACAGGCTGCGGCTGGCTGCGGCCCCCGGAACACCGCCGTGTGACTGCGGACGTGGCCTCCTTGGTCGCCGGGCTGCGGGAAGTGCg AACACTGCGGTTGGTGGGCGTGGCTgcgctggtggtgtgggcggggccGACCTGGGCCCAGGAGGACCAATTGGCTGTCGAGTCCTCGATCAGCAGGGCATCCGTGCTGGCCCCGCCCCCAGGCTCGAACCCCAGCCCGGCACACACCCAAGGTCAAGgctaccacagcagaccaccaatAAGGAGACAATTTGCCGAAATACtg CTTCCCGCGCGGCCGGCTCCCGCCGCCAGGGGTCCCATGGCCGCCATTGGTCAGCAGGTCAGGGAATACATGCGACGAATCAGCGGTTACTTCCGCCGGCTCATCTCGGGCGATCCGCCAATCACGAGGAGGCGAGATAGGGTATCCCAGCGCGCCCCACCTCGGGGGCGACCAATCAGCAGAGACTACGGCCGATCGCCACCAATCAAGGGACGCCACACTCCGGGCGGAGGAGCGGCAGCAGTCGGGGCGCGGACGTGGCCGGCGGGGCGCGGGCAGGGAGCGCGTCTCCGGTCCCGCATGGGGGTTCATAGCGACACAGGGCGTCGCCCACACCACCCACGGGAG GGTGTAAGCAGAGCCAAGAAGCAATTAGGAAGAGGTTCAAGTACCGAGAGAAGCAGAAGATTACGTGAAAGGAGGCATAAAGTGAATCGTTATTATttgatataa